AAAAAGGGAGCAGCTTGATGCAAGGTTAAATCTTATGCTCAAATCTACTTGTTTATCCCTGTATTGTAGATAATTAGATGTCTGCTGCTGacttatatacatatatatatagagagagagagacatcAATAGGGAACATTGCAATTGTTATATCATATAGTTAGGATCAATTCTATTACTACCAAATCAGTTTGTTAGAACTTAGAAACTGCATCAACTTTGTTTCAACATTACTACTGCTGAGGAGAGAAACCTATttgaatggaagaaaaaatggtcCAAAATCATCCttgttaccatttttttttttttcacttttgagatctcacgaactttgaggggaagcccgaaagaaaaagtcaaaagatgacaatatttgcttgcGGTAGGCTTGGAgggaggaacgaagcattctttataaaagtgtggaaacctcctcctagaagtataagagtgtggaaacctcttcttagaagatgtgttttaaaatcttgagggaaagtctagAAGGAAAAATCCATAAAAGACTATATCTACCGGCGGTGAAATTGAAGTTGGAGGAATATATCTGCTAGTGACGACGGAATTGAGGTTGGGTTGTTCCATGGACAGTCTGTAAGATTTTGTGGAAAGGACATAATGCAGCTGGTTATGAGATGGAGATTTTCTCCATCAGTAGATGGCCACCATGTTGGAGGAAAGGCCCGCCTTGCCTTCATTTTTGTATTCTCCAATTGTATGTGCAGAACTGTATTTGGCCCCccttgaaaattatattattgctaaattaatattctaaatataCTGTATTATGGCAtgaaaaatactattttaagTAGTATCCTTTATACCTCcttatgaatttaataaatttacaatACTAACTATAGAATCTTGGAATATTACAACATTATAAGGGGATTATTGTGTATTATAACATTAGCAAATTTTGGTATAATCTTGATGGTTGTTATGTTTATAACATGGcaacaatcaatcaatcaataaataaaatttatgaacctaattaattctaaataCCTCCTCCAATGGTTTTAAAGAAACATAAAACTCCTTGATGATGAATGCgcttttaatgaatttattaaattgtaaagagtaattatgagattttatttgATCTAAAGAACATTTATGAGAAATtctctattaaattttaaactttttaaatttaaattttaatttttttaatcaaattaaggtcaaaattgtaatttaattaaatttaaaatatataactgatgaatggaaaaaagaaaaaagaaaaaagggtaaTGATAGACTGTCAAAGACGGCATGGGTGGCATGTGCGGAAGGCAACAGACGGCAGGAAACATGGTGGTGGGCCCCAGCCGGGCCTTTTCAATTAACCGGCTTGGCcggttctctctctctctctctaatttccttttctattttctcggttttgaaaaatgaaattaagatgATTGGTTGGTTTGGTATcccatttataatattttaaattataaatgcaattttactttaatttattcatttttttttttaaattacaaatgtttatatataatcaataaataagaCGTCTATGAGGATAAgtcattatataatatttattattaggtttacataattaattaaattaatgtagaattaaaatgaaaaggaaaaagaaaaaggctaACCCTATAAAAGGGCACACCCTGGAAAGTCTGGATCCCCTCGTTTGCCCGTCGCGAGACTGCCTCTGTTTCCGTTTAGAGatttcgtcttcttcttcatttcgcCATTCGAGAAGAGAAAGGGAGAttcctttccttctctctctctctgcgaGACTCTTTGAAGCTATTGGAGAAGAAGCCTTTTGAAGCTTCTTTACCTGAGAGTCGAATCGCAGAGAGAGATCTAACCTCCTGTACTACATTTCTTGCGATTCTTCGCCTGCAGAAAGGAGAGGGGAAATTACCGCACGATTCGGACTCATATGGCGGTTTCTAGGGCATCTTTTGGATTCGTGGCTGCCGCTGCGCTCGTCTTCACCATCTTCTTGCCGGTTGCTCAGCCTCAGTCTTTGGCTCCGGCTCCCGCTCCCACCAGCGACGGTTagttctctttcttttatgttttattttgcatTTATGTTCCAGATCTGTATGCAATTCTTTGATCTCTGACCTTTGTTTATTCTTTGATTTCGGTAGAATATTTTGGCGTTATTTTTTAGGTTCGGTTTTTGAGTTAattggaattttgaaaattttgtttcaatttacGTTTATGTACTGCGACTTGACAAACTTCTCAAATCGTAACTTATTTCACTTTTTTGtcccttcaattttttgtGTGTTCAATAAAGCTTTTGGTGGATCCATTTTTGGTACAAGTACCATCAATTTTAGTTATCTGCGGGCcaatttgagaaataaaaaaaaaataaaaaaaataaaacatcaatcatacaatatacttcaataaaGATATGAAGATATGAAGAAAGAGTTGTCAAAACTAtcaaagatgtttcaattcatgtcacagaagaagaataaagtttgatggttataaatttaGAGTGAGTTACCCTtcagagtaatttagagttattttattttgacgTGACCATAAAACTGAAAATATAAAACTGGAAATAGCGAAATAGCTTCGCagtaatttcaataattaataaatatccCATTTTGGAGTGAAATTAAACCGATTGTCATTATCAGACTAAATATATggttttacttcttttttctgCACTTTCTAAATTTATCAAGAAATTTAGCTGCATTGCTCcttgattaattaaatcacACAAGCCTTACAGTACAATGTTTTCTACTCAATTACTAGGAGCGGTTTGGGCATTGGCTTGGATTTTGGTGGGATTGGGTTCTAAATCTATATCCATGTTTGGTCGAAATAACAAACTCTCTCAAAATCTATGGATACCCCTCGAAATCTATGGTCTCCGttgaaattacaataattgaggGTCCACCacttttgttttccattttctcaCAATTATGGTGGTTCCTACCATTTTTGCTTGGGTCTCGtgatttgtttaattaaaatgcaGGGTTATATTATCTTAGTTCATAATATGGTTAatgttgaaaaatgaaaagaccAGAAGGAAATCAACTAATTGGAATGCGTGCAATGGGAATTGACAGGGACATCCATAGATCAAGGGATAGCTTATATCTTAATGGGGGTGGCATTGGCGCTCACATATCTCATCCACAGTGCTGACTTAgccagcagcagcagcagcagcttctAGGAGCATAATAGTATTTGGGAGTTTAGTTAGAAATGGCAATGGGTTCTTCTCTTGCTGGATCCTTTCCTGTTTCtgttttggtttttatttattcatgagatcatcatcatcatcctcacACATTTCTTCTATGTACATTCTCCTCATTTTTAAATCACATTTattggctttccctttttcccctttcctctcttcaattttgtaccCAAATAACATCAAAAATATTCTCTTCGTAatgttattaatatatttaaaattaaaattaagtttgacTAATTAATACGCAATAAAGTTTGTAATCCAATCTCCAATCAACCACTCAATTTTCAATGGAAAAAACATGGGTTGAAATGTATGGAGTTGGGTATGATTTTTGactaattaattagttttaattattttaccctTACTTAAGATTTGTATTCATCTCATCTAACTCTTCTAAATTTATCTCGATAATACACATGATGTTAAACTTATGACCTCAATTGTAGCAGATTAACCTTGATGTAAATGTTAAACTTAAACTTATGACCTCAATTGTAGCAGATTAACCTTGATGtaaatgttaaatttatgACCTCAATTGTAGCAGATTAACCTTGATGTAACACCCAGGTATTAAACTTAGTTTTGAGAAAttgtgaagacaaaacatgttaaaagtTATGTTAAAAGTTATGCAGTCATCGAATGTCGAATATGTATTCCAAATCGCGAAACCACTtatgaaacattcttatatACATGTCGTCTCAAATCGATAGAAGTCAAGTGTAAATTCTTCGAGGACCAAGTTTGGAAAGTCCTCGAGAGTTGACAGGGGAAGATGTTGCCCTAAAAGGgaatgaatataaaaagtaGGATAAACTACCAACTTTCCCTATTTTAGTTGATATacttcattttaatatatttttaaacttaattttatgtttattctTACTGTTATGAGTAAAAttaaacccaaaagaaaacgGGTTGTGATGGGCCAACAACGCCCCACCATGCTATCCCTAGGGCGTGCAACCACACTTAGCAAGCCACACCTTGGGCACCTACAACCAACGTCCAATCGACCAAGCCTTTTGTGCCCCAAACCCCAAATGGGTTGGACAACTGAGCATAAGTTGACTCAATCcgtgcaactcaagctcaaggTCAACCCTTCACTAGGTCAAATTAGCCAATCTAATTCGAGGAGAAACCAATCTAAAGTCTCAAGAGTTTTATAACTCAAAAGAGGATGCCTAGAAACCCGAGGTCACATTCGATATATGTAATAGAATGAGGACATTTTCATTTGAGATATGTTATCTAGACCCTAATTCCTACTATGTTTCAAATATCATATGTTTCAAATTGGGTGGATTCACCCGTATCAAATTTGTGTATAATACTActaaatacctttaaatttggTAGCCatagaaaagaatataaaacaaaaaaaaaaaaaaaaaaaaaaaaaaaaaaaaaaaaaaaaaaaaaaaaNNNNNNNNNNNNNNNNNNNNNNNNNNNNNNNNNNNNNNNNNNNNNNNNNNNNNNNNNNNNNNNNNNNNNNNNNNNNNNNNNNNNNNNNNNNNNNNNNNNNNNNNNNNNNNNNNNNNNNNNNNNNNNNNNNNNNNNNNNNNNNNNNNNNNNNNNNNNNNNNNNNNNNNNNNNNNaaaaaaaaaaaaaaaaaaaaaaaaaaaaacaaaaaaaaagaaagaggttAAGATTGAGGTCCATAATTGTACTTAAAAATAGCCTTTGTTTCTctaagcacgtgcaaaaaaaaaaattaaaaaaaaaaattaaaagaaaaatagagaatactagatgttttttaaaatttttgtgggaaaNGCTTCCCtatttctttcccttttcttcccTTTGGAATTAGGggagaacaaaaaacaacattattatctccctctcctttctttttttccctctctctctcttaatctCCAAAGAGTAGAGAGTGGCTAAAAGGAAaccaaaatggacaaaatGTACGTGGCTTTAATGATTGGGATCTTCAGTTGCTTACTTTTCATGCCATCTATGGATGCATTCACTCACATAGTCGGTGGAAACCACGGTTGGAGAGTGCCCGACAACGTTACCTTTTTCGACGAGTGGGCAAAACCTAGAACGTTCGGTGTCGGAGACAAACTTGGTATGTGCATCTTCATTTTCGTTCTCTTTCGAGAAATTATTCAATGAGATCACCAGACTAATTTTCGATACGGGTTGCAGTTTTCCCGTACCGGCCAGGTGCGAACAACTTATTGGCCGTAAAGAAGGCCGACTACGAGACATGTGGGCAAGGGGAAGAGGACGTGATCAACATGTACTACCTTGGGCC
This genomic window from Cucurbita pepo subsp. pepo cultivar mu-cu-16 chromosome LG01, ASM280686v2, whole genome shotgun sequence contains:
- the LOC111786085 gene encoding arabinogalactan peptide 22-like → MAVSRASFGFVAAAALVFTIFLPVAQPQSLAPAPAPTSDGTSIDQGIAYILMGVALALTYLIHSADLASSSSSSF